From a single Brassica napus cultivar Da-Ae chromosome C9, Da-Ae, whole genome shotgun sequence genomic region:
- the LOC106380258 gene encoding B-box zinc finger protein 23-like, with amino-acid sequence MKIQCEVCEKAEAEVLCCSDEAALCKPCDITVHEANKLFQRHHRVPLQKPSSTTSSAAPLCDICKERKGYFFCLDDRALLCNDCDGAIHICSSHQRFLLSGVQASDQSLTKSSGCSTNLSSETYHIQSKASLNSQYSSEENEAGNSGETDKTPSVILSP; translated from the exons ATGAAGATACAGTGTGAAGTGTGTGAAAAAGCTGAAGCAGAAGTACTTTGCTGTTCAGATGAAGCTGCACTTTGCAAGCCATGTGACATTACGGTTCATGAAGCTAATAAACTTTTCCAGAGGCATCACCGAGTTCCTCTACAGAAACCTTCATCCACCACATCATCTGCAGCTCCTCTATGTGATATTTGCAAG GAGAGAAAAGGGTACTTCTTCTGCTTAGATGACAGAGCATTGCTCTGTAATGACTGTGATGGAGCCATTCACATTTGCAGCTCCCACCAAAGATTTCTACTTTCTGGAGTCCAAGCTTCTGATCAGTCTTTGACTAAAAGCTCCGGATGCAGCACTAATCTTAGCTCCGAAACTTACCACATTCAGTCAAAAGCATCTTTGAATAGTCAATATTCCAGTGAGGAGAATGAAGCCGGAAACTCAGGTGAGACAGACAAGACTCCTTCTGTCATCTTAAGTCCTTAA